A single region of the Anas platyrhynchos isolate ZD024472 breed Pekin duck chromosome 6, IASCAAS_PekinDuck_T2T, whole genome shotgun sequence genome encodes:
- the MCU gene encoding calcium uniporter protein, mitochondrial isoform X5, translating to MSQAEYRSRTSWSHEVHQRLSPWQSVRVVYCSTVVPSDEVTVVYQNGLPVISVNLPSRRERCQFTLKPISDSVGVFLQQLQAEDRGIDRVAIYSADGTRVASSTGIDLLLLDDFKLIINDVTYHVRPPKRELLSHENATTLNDVKTLVQQLYTALCIEEHQLNKEKELIGRLEELKEQLAPLEKVRLELSRKAEKRTTLVLWGGLAYMATQFGILARLTWWEYSWDIMEPVTYFITYGSAMAMYAYFVMTRQEYVYPDARDRQYLLFFHKGAKKTRFDLEKYNQLKDAIAQAELDLKRLRDPLQVHLPIQQIDEKD from the exons ATGTCACAGGCTGAGTACAGGAGCAGAACTAGTTGGAGCCATGAA GTGCATCAGAGGCTTTCTCCTTGGCAGAGTGTAAGAGTGGTCTATTGCAGTACGGTAGTGCCCTCTGATG aagtgACGGTAGTTTACCAAAATGGGTTACCTGTGATCTCTGTGAATCTTCCATCTCGGCGTGAACGTTGCCAGTTCACGCTTAAACCTATCTCAGACTCTGTCGGTGTGTTCTTACAACAGCTGCAAGCAGAGGACCGAGGAATCGATCGGGTTGCAATCTACTCAGCAG ATGGCACACGTGTTGCCTCCTCCACAGGCATAGATCTGCTTCTACTGGATGACTTCAAACTGATCATTAATGATGTCACGTACCATGTTAGACCACCAAAGAGAG agCTCTTAAGCCATGAAAATGCAACTACGCTGAATGATGTCAAGACATTGGTTCAGCAGTTGTATACCGCCTTGTGCATTGAGGAGCACCAGCTGAACAAAGAGAAGGAGCTCATAGGGAGACTAGAGGAACTGAAGGAGCAACTAGCACCGCTAGAAAAA GTTAGGCTGGAGCTcagcaggaaagcagagaagagGACAACCCTGGTGTTGTGGGGAGGGCTGGCCTACATGGCCACTCAGTTTGGGATTCTGGCCCGCCTCACCTGGTGGGAGTATTCTTGGGACATTATGGAACCAGTCACCTATTTCATCACCTATGGTAGTGCCATGGCAATGTATGCTTATTTCGTAATGACTCGCCAG gagtATGTTTATCCAGATGCCAGAGACAGACAGtacttattatttttccataaagGAGCCAAAAAGACAAGATTTGACCTAGAGAAATACAATCAACTCAAGGATGCAATTGCTCAG GCAGAGTTGGACCTTAAGAGGCTTCGAGACCCGCTGCAGGTTCACCTGCCCATCCAGCAAATTGATGAGAAGGACTGA
- the MCU gene encoding calcium uniporter protein, mitochondrial isoform X6, giving the protein MRWEKREEQRCKPLVHQRLSPWQSVRVVYCSTVVPSDEVTVVYQNGLPVISVNLPSRRERCQFTLKPISDSVGVFLQQLQAEDRGIDRVAIYSADGTRVASSTGIDLLLLDDFKLIINDVTYHVRPPKRELLSHENATTLNDVKTLVQQLYTALCIEEHQLNKEKELIGRLEELKEQLAPLEKVRLELSRKAEKRTTLVLWGGLAYMATQFGILARLTWWEYSWDIMEPVTYFITYGSAMAMYAYFVMTRQEYVYPDARDRQYLLFFHKGAKKTRFDLEKYNQLKDAIAQAELDLKRLRDPLQVHLPIQQIDEKD; this is encoded by the exons ATGAGGTGGGAAAAGCGTGAGGAacagcgttgcaagcccttg GTGCATCAGAGGCTTTCTCCTTGGCAGAGTGTAAGAGTGGTCTATTGCAGTACGGTAGTGCCCTCTGATG aagtgACGGTAGTTTACCAAAATGGGTTACCTGTGATCTCTGTGAATCTTCCATCTCGGCGTGAACGTTGCCAGTTCACGCTTAAACCTATCTCAGACTCTGTCGGTGTGTTCTTACAACAGCTGCAAGCAGAGGACCGAGGAATCGATCGGGTTGCAATCTACTCAGCAG ATGGCACACGTGTTGCCTCCTCCACAGGCATAGATCTGCTTCTACTGGATGACTTCAAACTGATCATTAATGATGTCACGTACCATGTTAGACCACCAAAGAGAG agCTCTTAAGCCATGAAAATGCAACTACGCTGAATGATGTCAAGACATTGGTTCAGCAGTTGTATACCGCCTTGTGCATTGAGGAGCACCAGCTGAACAAAGAGAAGGAGCTCATAGGGAGACTAGAGGAACTGAAGGAGCAACTAGCACCGCTAGAAAAA GTTAGGCTGGAGCTcagcaggaaagcagagaagagGACAACCCTGGTGTTGTGGGGAGGGCTGGCCTACATGGCCACTCAGTTTGGGATTCTGGCCCGCCTCACCTGGTGGGAGTATTCTTGGGACATTATGGAACCAGTCACCTATTTCATCACCTATGGTAGTGCCATGGCAATGTATGCTTATTTCGTAATGACTCGCCAG gagtATGTTTATCCAGATGCCAGAGACAGACAGtacttattatttttccataaagGAGCCAAAAAGACAAGATTTGACCTAGAGAAATACAATCAACTCAAGGATGCAATTGCTCAG GCAGAGTTGGACCTTAAGAGGCTTCGAGACCCGCTGCAGGTTCACCTGCCCATCCAGCAAATTGATGAGAAGGACTGA
- the MCU gene encoding calcium uniporter protein, mitochondrial isoform X2, whose translation MLCFSTCFACVHKGKEIFGASLYLSNVHGLKVHQRLSPWQSVRVVYCSTVVPSDEVTVVYQNGLPVISVNLPSRRERCQFTLKPISDSVGVFLQQLQAEDRGIDRVAIYSADGTRVASSTGIDLLLLDDFKLIINDVTYHVRPPKRELLSHENATTLNDVKTLVQQLYTALCIEEHQLNKEKELIGRLEELKEQLAPLEKVRLELSRKAEKRTTLVLWGGLAYMATQFGILARLTWWEYSWDIMEPVTYFITYGSAMAMYAYFVMTRQEYVYPDARDRQYLLFFHKGAKKTRFDLEKYNQLKDAIAQAELDLKRLRDPLQVHLPIQQIDEKD comes from the exons ATGCTCTGCTTTTCAACCTGTTTTGCCTGTGTGCATAAAGGCAAGGAGATTTTTGGAGCTAGCTTGTACCTGTCAAATGTTCATGGCCTTAAG GTGCATCAGAGGCTTTCTCCTTGGCAGAGTGTAAGAGTGGTCTATTGCAGTACGGTAGTGCCCTCTGATG aagtgACGGTAGTTTACCAAAATGGGTTACCTGTGATCTCTGTGAATCTTCCATCTCGGCGTGAACGTTGCCAGTTCACGCTTAAACCTATCTCAGACTCTGTCGGTGTGTTCTTACAACAGCTGCAAGCAGAGGACCGAGGAATCGATCGGGTTGCAATCTACTCAGCAG ATGGCACACGTGTTGCCTCCTCCACAGGCATAGATCTGCTTCTACTGGATGACTTCAAACTGATCATTAATGATGTCACGTACCATGTTAGACCACCAAAGAGAG agCTCTTAAGCCATGAAAATGCAACTACGCTGAATGATGTCAAGACATTGGTTCAGCAGTTGTATACCGCCTTGTGCATTGAGGAGCACCAGCTGAACAAAGAGAAGGAGCTCATAGGGAGACTAGAGGAACTGAAGGAGCAACTAGCACCGCTAGAAAAA GTTAGGCTGGAGCTcagcaggaaagcagagaagagGACAACCCTGGTGTTGTGGGGAGGGCTGGCCTACATGGCCACTCAGTTTGGGATTCTGGCCCGCCTCACCTGGTGGGAGTATTCTTGGGACATTATGGAACCAGTCACCTATTTCATCACCTATGGTAGTGCCATGGCAATGTATGCTTATTTCGTAATGACTCGCCAG gagtATGTTTATCCAGATGCCAGAGACAGACAGtacttattatttttccataaagGAGCCAAAAAGACAAGATTTGACCTAGAGAAATACAATCAACTCAAGGATGCAATTGCTCAG GCAGAGTTGGACCTTAAGAGGCTTCGAGACCCGCTGCAGGTTCACCTGCCCATCCAGCAAATTGATGAGAAGGACTGA
- the MCU gene encoding calcium uniporter protein, mitochondrial isoform X4, whose protein sequence is MAGRGCSRQVHQRLSPWQSVRVVYCSTVVPSDEVTVVYQNGLPVISVNLPSRRERCQFTLKPISDSVGVFLQQLQAEDRGIDRVAIYSADGTRVASSTGIDLLLLDDFKLIINDVTYHVRPPKRELLSHENATTLNDVKTLVQQLYTALCIEEHQLNKEKELIGRLEELKEQLAPLEKVRLELSRKAEKRTTLVLWGGLAYMATQFGILARLTWWEYSWDIMEPVTYFITYGSAMAMYAYFVMTRQEYVYPDARDRQYLLFFHKGAKKTRFDLEKYNQLKDAIAQAELDLKRLRDPLQVHLPIQQIDEKD, encoded by the exons ATGGCAGGAAGGGGCTGTTCTCGCCAG GTGCATCAGAGGCTTTCTCCTTGGCAGAGTGTAAGAGTGGTCTATTGCAGTACGGTAGTGCCCTCTGATG aagtgACGGTAGTTTACCAAAATGGGTTACCTGTGATCTCTGTGAATCTTCCATCTCGGCGTGAACGTTGCCAGTTCACGCTTAAACCTATCTCAGACTCTGTCGGTGTGTTCTTACAACAGCTGCAAGCAGAGGACCGAGGAATCGATCGGGTTGCAATCTACTCAGCAG ATGGCACACGTGTTGCCTCCTCCACAGGCATAGATCTGCTTCTACTGGATGACTTCAAACTGATCATTAATGATGTCACGTACCATGTTAGACCACCAAAGAGAG agCTCTTAAGCCATGAAAATGCAACTACGCTGAATGATGTCAAGACATTGGTTCAGCAGTTGTATACCGCCTTGTGCATTGAGGAGCACCAGCTGAACAAAGAGAAGGAGCTCATAGGGAGACTAGAGGAACTGAAGGAGCAACTAGCACCGCTAGAAAAA GTTAGGCTGGAGCTcagcaggaaagcagagaagagGACAACCCTGGTGTTGTGGGGAGGGCTGGCCTACATGGCCACTCAGTTTGGGATTCTGGCCCGCCTCACCTGGTGGGAGTATTCTTGGGACATTATGGAACCAGTCACCTATTTCATCACCTATGGTAGTGCCATGGCAATGTATGCTTATTTCGTAATGACTCGCCAG gagtATGTTTATCCAGATGCCAGAGACAGACAGtacttattatttttccataaagGAGCCAAAAAGACAAGATTTGACCTAGAGAAATACAATCAACTCAAGGATGCAATTGCTCAG GCAGAGTTGGACCTTAAGAGGCTTCGAGACCCGCTGCAGGTTCACCTGCCCATCCAGCAAATTGATGAGAAGGACTGA
- the MCU gene encoding calcium uniporter protein, mitochondrial isoform X3: MGLRSDAALALFVTGFSEGRSCRAVASVHQRLSPWQSVRVVYCSTVVPSDEVTVVYQNGLPVISVNLPSRRERCQFTLKPISDSVGVFLQQLQAEDRGIDRVAIYSADGTRVASSTGIDLLLLDDFKLIINDVTYHVRPPKRELLSHENATTLNDVKTLVQQLYTALCIEEHQLNKEKELIGRLEELKEQLAPLEKVRLELSRKAEKRTTLVLWGGLAYMATQFGILARLTWWEYSWDIMEPVTYFITYGSAMAMYAYFVMTRQEYVYPDARDRQYLLFFHKGAKKTRFDLEKYNQLKDAIAQAELDLKRLRDPLQVHLPIQQIDEKD, translated from the exons GTGCATCAGAGGCTTTCTCCTTGGCAGAGTGTAAGAGTGGTCTATTGCAGTACGGTAGTGCCCTCTGATG aagtgACGGTAGTTTACCAAAATGGGTTACCTGTGATCTCTGTGAATCTTCCATCTCGGCGTGAACGTTGCCAGTTCACGCTTAAACCTATCTCAGACTCTGTCGGTGTGTTCTTACAACAGCTGCAAGCAGAGGACCGAGGAATCGATCGGGTTGCAATCTACTCAGCAG ATGGCACACGTGTTGCCTCCTCCACAGGCATAGATCTGCTTCTACTGGATGACTTCAAACTGATCATTAATGATGTCACGTACCATGTTAGACCACCAAAGAGAG agCTCTTAAGCCATGAAAATGCAACTACGCTGAATGATGTCAAGACATTGGTTCAGCAGTTGTATACCGCCTTGTGCATTGAGGAGCACCAGCTGAACAAAGAGAAGGAGCTCATAGGGAGACTAGAGGAACTGAAGGAGCAACTAGCACCGCTAGAAAAA GTTAGGCTGGAGCTcagcaggaaagcagagaagagGACAACCCTGGTGTTGTGGGGAGGGCTGGCCTACATGGCCACTCAGTTTGGGATTCTGGCCCGCCTCACCTGGTGGGAGTATTCTTGGGACATTATGGAACCAGTCACCTATTTCATCACCTATGGTAGTGCCATGGCAATGTATGCTTATTTCGTAATGACTCGCCAG gagtATGTTTATCCAGATGCCAGAGACAGACAGtacttattatttttccataaagGAGCCAAAAAGACAAGATTTGACCTAGAGAAATACAATCAACTCAAGGATGCAATTGCTCAG GCAGAGTTGGACCTTAAGAGGCTTCGAGACCCGCTGCAGGTTCACCTGCCCATCCAGCAAATTGATGAGAAGGACTGA